The genomic stretch TACAAGTTTCTTCTAACCGTTCGTATAATTCTCCTTATGGAACATTTAATGATTTTGCGAAAATTAATTCTTATTGGACTCCTTATGATGAAGAAGGGAATTTGATAAAAGTGTTAGAGAATTATTATTATAATAGCCTTAATAGGAGAAATTTTGTATATAATCCACTTTATAATGCGAAGTTACCCAGTAAGGATGAGAGTCGGTACACGCAAATCCAAAATAATTTTGCGATAGAATGGCATATCTTACCGGAGTTGTTTGTCCGCGGGCGTTTGGGGATTACTTCAAAGACGGATCGTGCAGATGTGTATAAATCGGCTAAACATACTGATTTTGACAATTACTCGGAAGATGATTATGGACGGAAAGGAACTTATTCTTATGGAACAGGTGAAGCTTTCAATTATGAGGCAGATTTCACGTTGAATTATTCCAAGAATTTTATGGAGAAACACCAATTGTACGTGGGATTAGGATATAATTTCGCTCAAGAAAAGAACGAGTTTTTCACCATTTTGGCAGAAGGGATTTCTAATGTTAATATGGATTTTCTCGGTATGGCCAGCATGTATGAAAAAGATGGTCACCCACAAAGTTCAGAAGGTTTCTCTCGACGGATGGGAGGAATTGCTAACGTGAATTATACTTATGATCGTCGTTATTTTATAGATGCTTCATGCAAGATTGAAGGATCATCTAAATTTGGTAGTGATAATCGTTATGCTCCATTTTGGTCTATCGGAATTGGTTGGAACTTGCATCATGAGGCATTTATGATGGATAATAATTTGTTGAATGTTGCTCGTTTGAAACTTTCTTACGGAACATCCGGTTCTCAGGCCTTTAATTCCTATCAAGCAATGACAACCTTTAAAGATTATGGAGGTTCGAGTTATCAAGGTTGGTATGGAGTCTATTTGATGGCCATGGGAAATAGCGATTTAGGATGGCAGAAAACCAAACAACTGAACGTGGGTGCTGAATTGGAATTCTTTAATGGGCGGATTCGTGTCAATGCAGATTATTATAACAAAGTAACAGATGATTTGTTGTCGGATATTACGTTACCGTCATCCAGTGGTTTTGGAAGTTATAAGGCTAACGTGGGACAGGTTGCCAATACTGGTGTCGAATTAGGAGTGAATGTTTACGTACTTCGGGATACAAAACGGGATTTGTCCTGGTTGATAGGGGGAACTTTGGCTCATAATAAGAATGAAATTAAAAAGATTTCAAATTCGTTGGAATTTTTGAATGAACAGATGAGTTCAGAAGATGGGGGGAATCCGAGTTTCATGTACGAGGAAGGACAATCTATGAATACGATTTTCGCCGTAAAATCTAAGGGAATAGATCCTAGTAACGGTAAAGAAATATATATAAAGAAAGATGGGACAGAGACATATACTTGGGATGCGAAAGATAAAGTACCTTGTGGTATTAATGAGCCGAAAATATGGGGTAATTTAAATACGATGTTCCGGTATAAAGGAATAACGTTGAATGCCATATTTGGTTATCGTTACGGTGGACAAATGTACAATTACACGTTAGTTAGTAAAGTAGAGAATATCAAGCCTTATGATAATGCAGATAAACGTGTATTATATGATCGTTGGAAAAATCCGGGAGATAATGCTTTCTTTAAGGGGGTACGGGATTTTACGGCAACAAATGCTACAAGTCGTTTCGTGATGGACGAGAATACGTTGGAGTGTCGTTCCATTTCTTTAGGATATGACTGGGAGGCTAAGTGGCTGGATCAAGTAGGCATTTCTTATTTAACCATAACGGGTTACATGGAAGATGTGTTTAGAATTTCATCCATAAAACAGGAGAGAGGTTTATCTTATCCTTTCTCTCGCAAGTTTTCAGTGTCTTTATCTGTTAGATTTTAAAAGAGTATGATTATGAGAAATATGATTAAAAAGAAATATGCCTGTATCCTGTTATTGTTATTGGCAATAGGATCTGGATGTAGTGATTGGTTGGATGTACGGCCTCGGAACGAGATGAAAGAGGATGATATGTATACTAATGAAGAAGGGTTTAAGAGTGCTTTGACGGGAGCGTATATCCAATTGGCTGCCAAAGAACTTTATGGCCGGGATGCGTCCATGTATTTACCTGAGATGTTAGCACAACATTGGACAATTTCGACGGATAAAACCTCCTTGATTTATAATATTTGTGCATTTGACTATACACATGAAAAGTCGGAAGAGGCTATTGAAAAACTTTGGAAAAAGTACTATCAATGTGTCGTGCATTTGAATAATGTGTTGGGAAATTTGGAAACAACCGGAGTAACTTTTACGAATGGAAATGAGGCTTTGATCAAAGGGGAAGCACTAGGATTGCGGGGATTCCTTCATTTAGAATTGTTACGTCTATTTGGGCCTATTCCTGGGGATGGGGTATCTAGTGTTCCTGCAATTCCTTATCAGGAAGAGATGACGAAAGATCCTGGTAAATTGCGTACTATCACTTACAA from Butyricimonas virosa encodes the following:
- a CDS encoding SusC/RagA family TonB-linked outer membrane protein, whose translation is MKKKRIVHLLPKRRLLKTWLIMRFIVLFMCVSAMQLTAAVYSQEVKVTLSVKDASFESVIRLLEANTEYTFLYEDRHIAEIGGLNLNFRDTDIKVVLDKCLQGTNLSYRLMNNHTIVIQRGVAVDTTKQKAPQKMSVSGVVKDVKGEVLPGVTIRIKNTQLGFVTDIDGKFKFDFPKQDTVILIFSFVGYKTQEFQVQNDKPITIVLKEDVTEMDEVVVTGIFTKAKESYTGAVTTITAKDLQRVGNRNLVSSIRNIDPSFNIADNIDIGSDPNKLPDITVRGSSSLDVGVRDLQEDSRSTQSTNQPLFIMDGFEITLERMMDLDENQVESITLLKDASATAMYGTRGANGVVVIVTKKPEAGRIRVTYKGSLNIEAPDLTSYDLLNAREKLQYEWAAGLYENTNANQTQELWDLYNQRKMDAERGVNTYWLKYPVRTGVGHKHSLRFEGGDEVYRYSVGLSYNDIAGAMKGSNRRTFNGNVFLSYKYKNLTFQNDLQVSSNRSYNSPYGTFNDFAKINSYWTPYDEEGNLIKVLENYYYNSLNRRNFVYNPLYNAKLPSKDESRYTQIQNNFAIEWHILPELFVRGRLGITSKTDRADVYKSAKHTDFDNYSEDDYGRKGTYSYGTGEAFNYEADFTLNYSKNFMEKHQLYVGLGYNFAQEKNEFFTILAEGISNVNMDFLGMASMYEKDGHPQSSEGFSRRMGGIANVNYTYDRRYFIDASCKIEGSSKFGSDNRYAPFWSIGIGWNLHHEAFMMDNNLLNVARLKLSYGTSGSQAFNSYQAMTTFKDYGGSSYQGWYGVYLMAMGNSDLGWQKTKQLNVGAELEFFNGRIRVNADYYNKVTDDLLSDITLPSSSGFGSYKANVGQVANTGVELGVNVYVLRDTKRDLSWLIGGTLAHNKNEIKKISNSLEFLNEQMSSEDGGNPSFMYEEGQSMNTIFAVKSKGIDPSNGKEIYIKKDGTETYTWDAKDKVPCGINEPKIWGNLNTMFRYKGITLNAIFGYRYGGQMYNYTLVSKVENIKPYDNADKRVLYDRWKNPGDNAFFKGVRDFTATNATSRFVMDENTLECRSISLGYDWEAKWLDQVGISYLTITGYMEDVFRISSIKQERGLSYPFSRKFSVSLSVRF